Proteins encoded in a region of the Streptomyces violaceoruber genome:
- a CDS encoding undecaprenyl-diphosphate phosphatase, protein MSAISIGQAVVLGAVEGVTEFLPVSSTGHLKIVEGLMGIPVDDDAVIGFSAVIQVGAIAAVLVYFSKDIMRIVSAWGRGLRDREERYHHDYRFAWWVIYATIPIVLVGLAAKPLIKGPLASLWVVAGSLIVGSGVMWWADRTGRHKRGEDDTSFKDAMLVGGSQILALLFPGFSRSGATMSTALMLDLDRVAATRLSFFLGIPALTGAGLYELKDALGTGAGAAPLAVGTLVSFVVAYASIAWLLKFVAKHTFNSFVVYRIAVGVLLFGLLGTGVLHS, encoded by the coding sequence ATGAGCGCCATCAGCATCGGTCAGGCCGTCGTCCTCGGAGCCGTCGAGGGGGTGACCGAGTTCCTGCCCGTCTCCTCCACCGGACACCTCAAGATCGTCGAGGGGCTGATGGGCATCCCGGTCGACGACGACGCCGTCATCGGTTTCTCCGCGGTCATCCAGGTCGGCGCGATCGCCGCCGTGCTCGTCTACTTCTCCAAGGACATCATGCGGATCGTCTCCGCCTGGGGCCGCGGGCTGCGCGACCGCGAGGAGCGGTACCACCACGACTACAGGTTCGCCTGGTGGGTCATCTACGCCACCATCCCCATCGTCCTCGTCGGCCTGGCCGCCAAGCCCCTGATCAAGGGCCCGCTCGCCTCGCTGTGGGTGGTGGCGGGCTCGCTGATCGTCGGCAGTGGCGTGATGTGGTGGGCCGACCGCACCGGCCGGCACAAGCGGGGCGAGGACGACACGTCCTTCAAGGACGCCATGCTGGTCGGCGGCTCACAGATCCTCGCCCTGCTCTTCCCGGGCTTCTCCCGTTCCGGCGCCACCATGTCCACCGCGCTGATGCTCGACCTGGACCGGGTCGCCGCCACCCGGCTGTCCTTCTTCCTCGGCATCCCGGCCCTGACCGGAGCCGGGCTCTACGAGCTGAAGGACGCCCTGGGCACGGGAGCGGGTGCCGCGCCCCTGGCGGTCGGCACCCTCGTCTCCTTCGTGGTGGCCTACGCCTCCATCGCCTGGCTGCTGAAGTTCGTCGCCAAGCACACCTTCAACTCGTTCGTCGTCTACCGGATCGCGGTCGGCGTCCTGCTGTTCGGGCTGCTGGGCACCGGCGTGCTGCACAGCTGA
- the crcB gene encoding fluoride efflux transporter CrcB, with amino-acid sequence MNWLLVVAGGMIGAPLRYLTDRAVQSRHDSVFPWGTFTVNVIGSVVLGLLTGAALAGAVGSDLRLLLGTGLCGALTTYSTFSYETLRLTETGARLHAAVNVGGSVAAGLAAAFAGVTLADALWT; translated from the coding sequence GTGAACTGGCTGCTGGTCGTCGCGGGCGGCATGATCGGCGCCCCGCTGCGCTACCTCACCGACCGCGCCGTGCAGTCCCGGCACGACTCCGTCTTCCCCTGGGGCACCTTCACGGTGAACGTGATCGGCAGCGTCGTCCTCGGCCTGCTGACCGGCGCCGCCCTGGCCGGAGCGGTCGGCTCCGACCTGCGGCTGCTGCTGGGCACCGGCCTGTGCGGCGCCCTCACCACCTACTCGACCTTCTCCTACGAGACGCTCCGGCTGACCGAGACCGGCGCGCGCCTGCACGCCGCGGTGAACGTGGGGGGAAGCGTGGCGGCCGGCCTCGCGGCGGCGTTCGCGGGGGTGACTCTGGCCGACGCGCTCTGGACCTGA
- a CDS encoding DUF190 domain-containing protein, translating into MTRLTGSALRLTVYVGENDTWHHRPLYSEIVHRAHAAGLAGASVFRGVEGFGASSIVHTTRLLSLSEDLPVAVVVVDTEERVRGFLPLLDELVTEGLVTLNPCEVVRYEGRRPS; encoded by the coding sequence ATGACGAGGCTGACCGGCAGCGCCCTGCGCCTGACCGTGTACGTCGGCGAGAACGACACCTGGCACCACCGCCCCCTGTACTCGGAGATCGTCCACCGCGCCCACGCCGCGGGCCTCGCCGGTGCCAGCGTCTTCCGCGGCGTCGAGGGCTTCGGTGCCTCCTCGATCGTCCACACCACCCGGCTGCTGTCCCTGAGCGAGGACCTGCCGGTGGCCGTCGTCGTCGTCGACACCGAGGAGCGGGTACGGGGCTTCCTGCCGCTGCTCGACGAACTCGTCACCGAGGGCCTGGTCACCCTCAACCCGTGCGAGGTCGTCAGGTACGAGGGCCGGAGGCCGTCGTGA
- the crcB gene encoding fluoride efflux transporter CrcB, which produces MTVPRTGRPGGIRAAAPSRSGWRTQAPVVAVVALGGGTGAAARYAASLWWPTPAGGFPWTTFGVNAVGCAVIGVFMVVITEVRPAHRLVRPFFGTGVLGGFTTFSTYAVDSRSLFADGRLPTGLAYLAATPLAALTAVWLAAWAARRVLKWRQS; this is translated from the coding sequence ATGACAGTCCCGAGGACCGGGCGCCCCGGCGGCATCCGGGCCGCCGCCCCGAGCCGGTCCGGATGGCGCACCCAGGCACCCGTCGTCGCGGTCGTGGCCCTGGGCGGGGGCACCGGAGCCGCCGCCCGCTACGCGGCCTCCCTCTGGTGGCCGACACCGGCCGGGGGCTTCCCCTGGACGACCTTCGGGGTCAACGCCGTGGGCTGTGCCGTGATCGGCGTGTTCATGGTGGTCATCACCGAGGTCCGGCCCGCCCACCGTCTGGTCCGGCCCTTCTTCGGCACCGGTGTGCTCGGCGGCTTCACCACCTTCTCCACCTACGCCGTCGACAGCCGGTCCCTGTTCGCCGACGGCCGGCTCCCCACCGGCCTGGCCTACCTCGCCGCGACCCCGCTCGCGGCACTCACGGCGGTGTGGCTCGCCGCATGGGCGGCCCGCCGGGTCCTGAAGTGGAGGCAGTCATGA
- a CDS encoding helix-turn-helix domain-containing protein, translating into MLRTPVHGTRLDILEWLKDPAAHFPPQRHADPAEHGVHAGPVAARLGVSRRVAETHLGLLTRLGLLRATRIRRRTYYRRDEVRIAEVARMFEKGW; encoded by the coding sequence ATGCTGAGGACCCCCGTGCACGGCACGCGTCTCGACATCCTGGAGTGGCTGAAGGACCCGGCCGCGCACTTCCCGCCGCAGCGTCACGCCGACCCCGCGGAGCACGGTGTCCACGCGGGCCCCGTCGCCGCCAGGCTGGGCGTCTCCCGCCGGGTCGCCGAGACCCACCTCGGGCTGCTCACCCGTCTCGGCCTGCTGCGCGCCACCCGGATCCGCCGCCGCACCTACTACCGGCGCGACGAGGTGCGGATCGCCGAGGTGGCCCGGATGTTCGAGAAGGGATGGTAG
- a CDS encoding MarR family winged helix-turn-helix transcriptional regulator — protein MGARTAGAPLEERWRDILSVHARTMCEIDRALHPHGLGASDFEVLDLLVTGAPDDGDRCRVQNLVGRVHLSQSALSRLIARLEKDGLVRRSMCAEDRRGVYVTPTSRGRELHAEILPLQRAALARTLGDDEGPRP, from the coding sequence ATGGGAGCCAGGACGGCCGGTGCGCCGCTCGAGGAACGGTGGCGGGACATCCTGTCGGTGCACGCACGCACGATGTGCGAGATCGACCGGGCCCTGCACCCGCACGGGCTGGGCGCGAGCGACTTCGAGGTGCTCGACCTCCTCGTGACGGGGGCGCCCGACGACGGCGACCGGTGCCGGGTGCAGAACCTGGTCGGCCGGGTCCACCTCAGTCAGAGCGCGCTGTCCCGGCTCATCGCCCGGCTGGAGAAGGACGGGCTGGTCCGGCGCTCCATGTGCGCGGAGGACCGGCGCGGCGTGTACGTCACGCCGACCTCCAGGGGCCGGGAGCTGCACGCGGAGATACTGCCGCTGCAGCGGGCCGCGCTGGCCCGCACGCTCGGCGACGACGAAGGCCCCCGCCCCTGA
- a CDS encoding SseB family protein, whose translation METPANDHPVTPAQRALDTLAETTETADNTAALDTLASSDVLVPVPDDANDQDAADPGMLALPVLEQQGGGQVVPVFTSEVEMADLLPYVSRYRMVPLGALAAQWPADDLSLSIDAGSEHRLTLTSDGVRTLLART comes from the coding sequence ATGGAGACACCTGCGAACGACCACCCCGTGACACCCGCGCAGCGGGCACTGGACACGCTCGCCGAGACCACCGAGACCGCCGACAACACGGCGGCGCTCGACACGCTCGCGAGCAGTGACGTCCTCGTGCCGGTGCCCGACGACGCGAACGACCAGGACGCCGCCGACCCCGGGATGCTGGCCCTGCCGGTCCTGGAGCAGCAGGGCGGGGGCCAGGTGGTGCCCGTGTTCACCTCGGAAGTGGAGATGGCCGACCTGCTGCCGTACGTCTCCCGCTACCGCATGGTGCCGCTGGGCGCCCTCGCCGCGCAGTGGCCGGCCGACGACCTGTCACTGTCCATCGACGCCGGCTCGGAGCACCGCCTCACCCTCACCTCGGACGGTGTGCGCACCCTGCTGGCCCGCACCTGA
- a CDS encoding glyceraldehyde-3-phosphate dehydrogenase, with the protein MTVNDDSFTNWKHREETAESMIPMIGKLHREQDVTILLHSRSLVNKSVVSILKTHRFARQIAGAELSVTETMPFLRALTALDLGPSQIDIGMLAATYRTDDRGLSVEEFTAEAVAGATGANKIDRREGRDVVLYGFGRIGRLVARLLIEKAGSGNGLRLRAIVVRGGGEQDLVKRASLLRRDSVHGQFQGTITVDEDNSTILANGNAIKVIYADDPAQVDYTAYGIKDAILIDNTGKWRDREGLSKHLRPGIDKVVLTAPGKGDVPNIVHGVNHDTIKPDERILSCASCTTNAIVPPLKAMEDEYGVLRGHVETVHSFTNDQNLLDNYHKSDRRGRSAPLNMVITETGAASAVAKALPDLKARITGSSIRVPVPDVSIAILNLQLAREASREEVVDHLREVSLTSPLKRQIDFIGAPDAVSSDFIGSRHASIVDAGALKVEGDNAILYLWYDNEFGYSCQVVRVVQHVSGVEYPTYPAPAV; encoded by the coding sequence GTGACTGTCAACGACGACTCGTTCACCAACTGGAAGCACCGCGAAGAGACCGCGGAATCGATGATCCCGATGATCGGGAAGCTGCACCGGGAGCAGGACGTCACGATCCTGCTGCACAGCCGTTCCCTGGTGAACAAGTCGGTGGTCAGCATCCTCAAGACCCACCGCTTCGCCCGCCAGATCGCCGGGGCGGAGCTGTCGGTCACCGAGACGATGCCCTTCCTGCGCGCGCTCACCGCGCTGGACCTCGGTCCCTCGCAGATCGACATCGGCATGCTCGCCGCGACCTACCGGACCGACGACCGCGGTCTGTCGGTCGAGGAGTTCACGGCCGAGGCCGTCGCCGGGGCCACCGGCGCCAACAAGATCGACCGGCGCGAGGGGCGCGACGTCGTCCTGTACGGCTTCGGCCGCATCGGCCGGCTCGTCGCCCGCCTGCTCATCGAGAAGGCCGGGTCGGGCAACGGGCTCCGGCTGCGTGCCATCGTCGTCCGGGGCGGCGGGGAGCAGGATCTCGTCAAGCGTGCCTCGCTGCTGCGCCGCGACTCCGTGCACGGCCAGTTCCAGGGCACGATCACCGTCGACGAGGACAACAGCACGATCCTCGCCAACGGCAACGCCATCAAGGTGATCTACGCGGACGACCCGGCCCAGGTCGACTACACGGCGTACGGCATCAAGGACGCCATCCTCATCGACAACACCGGCAAGTGGCGCGACCGCGAGGGCCTGTCGAAGCACCTGCGTCCGGGCATCGACAAGGTCGTGCTGACCGCTCCGGGCAAGGGCGACGTCCCGAACATCGTCCACGGCGTCAACCACGACACCATCAAGCCGGACGAGCGGATCCTGTCCTGCGCGTCCTGCACCACCAACGCGATCGTCCCGCCGCTGAAGGCGATGGAGGACGAGTACGGCGTGCTGCGCGGTCACGTGGAGACGGTGCACTCCTTCACCAACGACCAGAACCTGCTGGACAATTACCACAAGTCGGACCGTCGTGGCCGCAGCGCGCCGCTGAACATGGTCATCACGGAGACCGGCGCCGCCTCCGCGGTCGCCAAGGCACTGCCCGACCTGAAGGCGCGGATCACCGGCAGCTCGATCCGGGTGCCCGTACCGGACGTGTCGATCGCCATCCTCAACCTCCAGCTGGCCCGCGAGGCGAGCCGCGAGGAGGTCGTGGACCACCTGCGCGAGGTGTCGCTGACCTCGCCGCTCAAGCGCCAGATCGACTTCATCGGCGCGCCCGACGCCGTCTCCAGCGACTTCATCGGCTCGCGCCACGCCTCGATCGTGGACGCGGGCGCGCTGAAGGTCGAGGGCGACAACGCGATCCTCTACCTCTGGTACGACAACGAGTTCGGCTATTCCTGCCAGGTCGTCCGCGTCGTGCAGCACGTCTCCGGGGTGGAGTACCCCACGTACCCGGCTCCGGCGGTCTGA
- a CDS encoding PI-PLC domain-containing protein, producing the protein MKALVRRSPWVEVLVWCVAVLSLTVLAAAAVVRSTVLDPGFYGQVLEDEHAYQRFYDEVLVDPRSTPFTSDLLERLPVPQSTITSNLKVVVPPETLRTMGQGQIAEMVHYLEGDRERLRITVDLEPVVANVERLSQAYFGDAVAALQKRSEPDFQAFVQHLSELVARVVAGEAPLDELPTLPLSHSQADAATDALMRLVPDGAARDGVRSTVLTALDRGDVASALAAIAPVALTDQVRDAAEEMLREAKQGTWVVSVDVEPGTEALAPLDRARKVTRLFQEVVEPAAAVLCAAALTLLWFLRPSPAKRRLIPLGWVPAAAASLMALTVLVLRLTLGDTLFGTPPSWPPAATGLLADVQAAALDRLLTTAVVVAVILLAAGALLITVGWVWQTRPSVPVLTDPRHVPALTFTVTAVALVGTMLAPVAISGSSPRICQGSAELCDARYDEIAQLASHNAMATTADRFIGPLQDPDIVGQLGAGSRVLLLDTHRWERPEEVAERLSTSDFSPAERRRLTAILQRVNPPHPGLWLCHSVCGAGAIELEPTLRQIGEWLRDNPTEIVTLILQDGVDAVTTQDAFERAGLSDLLYEPDRDPDRPWPKLGDMIDSGRRLVVFAEKADGPAPWYRNLYRYGMETPFAFRSPDEMSCLPNRGGSDKRLFLLNHFVTAGGGLRLDAGVVNSRQRVLERAHNCERQRGRPVNFIAVDYATIGDALGAVNELNAERVEDGPRVPVERTPGRIPGAAEARRRGGAPRRRAVSR; encoded by the coding sequence ATGAAAGCACTGGTTCGGCGCTCGCCCTGGGTCGAGGTGCTGGTCTGGTGCGTGGCCGTGCTGAGCCTCACCGTCCTGGCCGCGGCGGCCGTCGTCCGCAGTACGGTGCTGGACCCCGGGTTCTACGGCCAGGTACTGGAGGACGAGCACGCCTACCAGCGCTTCTACGACGAGGTGCTGGTGGACCCGCGCAGTACGCCGTTCACCAGCGACCTGCTGGAGCGGCTGCCCGTTCCGCAGTCGACCATCACCTCGAACCTCAAGGTGGTGGTCCCGCCCGAGACGCTGCGGACCATGGGCCAGGGGCAGATCGCGGAAATGGTCCACTATCTGGAGGGCGACCGCGAGCGGCTGCGGATCACGGTCGACCTGGAGCCCGTCGTCGCGAACGTCGAACGGCTCAGCCAGGCGTACTTCGGTGATGCCGTCGCGGCGCTGCAGAAGCGGTCCGAACCCGACTTCCAGGCTTTCGTGCAGCACCTGAGCGAGCTGGTGGCGCGGGTGGTGGCCGGTGAGGCTCCGCTGGACGAGCTGCCGACGCTGCCGCTCTCCCACAGCCAGGCGGACGCGGCCACGGACGCGCTGATGCGGCTGGTGCCGGACGGCGCGGCGCGCGACGGCGTCAGATCGACCGTGTTGACGGCCCTGGACCGGGGCGACGTGGCCTCCGCCCTGGCCGCGATCGCCCCGGTGGCCCTGACCGACCAGGTCCGGGACGCCGCCGAGGAGATGTTGCGGGAGGCGAAGCAGGGCACGTGGGTGGTGAGCGTCGACGTCGAGCCCGGGACCGAGGCGCTGGCTCCGCTGGACCGTGCGCGCAAGGTCACCCGGCTCTTCCAGGAGGTGGTGGAACCGGCGGCGGCCGTGCTGTGCGCCGCCGCGCTCACCCTGCTGTGGTTCCTGCGGCCGTCGCCCGCCAAGCGCCGGCTGATTCCGCTGGGCTGGGTGCCGGCTGCCGCCGCCTCACTCATGGCGCTCACCGTGCTCGTGCTGCGGCTCACGCTGGGCGACACGCTGTTCGGCACTCCGCCGTCCTGGCCGCCCGCGGCCACGGGGCTGCTCGCCGACGTGCAGGCCGCCGCGCTCGACCGGCTGCTGACCACCGCCGTCGTCGTCGCGGTGATCCTGCTCGCCGCGGGCGCGCTGCTGATCACCGTCGGCTGGGTCTGGCAGACCCGGCCCAGCGTGCCGGTCCTCACCGATCCGCGGCACGTTCCGGCGCTGACTTTCACGGTCACCGCCGTCGCCCTCGTCGGGACCATGCTGGCGCCGGTGGCGATCAGCGGCTCCTCGCCGCGGATCTGCCAGGGCAGTGCCGAGCTGTGCGACGCCCGCTACGACGAGATCGCCCAGCTCGCGTCGCACAACGCGATGGCGACGACCGCGGACCGGTTCATCGGTCCCCTCCAGGACCCGGACATCGTCGGTCAGCTGGGCGCCGGGTCGCGGGTCCTGCTGCTCGACACCCACCGCTGGGAGCGGCCCGAGGAGGTCGCGGAGCGGCTGAGCACCTCGGACTTCTCCCCCGCCGAGCGCCGTCGGCTGACCGCGATCCTGCAACGGGTGAACCCACCCCATCCGGGCCTGTGGCTGTGCCACTCGGTGTGCGGCGCCGGGGCCATCGAACTGGAGCCGACGCTGCGGCAGATCGGCGAGTGGCTGCGCGACAACCCGACGGAGATCGTCACGCTGATCCTCCAGGACGGCGTGGACGCGGTGACGACGCAGGACGCCTTCGAACGGGCCGGTCTCTCGGACCTGCTGTACGAGCCGGACCGGGACCCGGACCGTCCGTGGCCGAAGCTCGGGGACATGATCGACAGCGGCCGGCGGCTGGTCGTCTTCGCGGAGAAGGCGGACGGACCCGCGCCCTGGTACCGGAACCTGTACCGGTACGGCATGGAGACGCCCTTCGCCTTCCGCAGCCCGGACGAGATGTCGTGCCTGCCCAACCGGGGCGGTTCGGACAAGCGGCTGTTCCTGCTGAACCACTTCGTCACGGCGGGCGGCGGGCTGCGGCTGGACGCCGGGGTCGTCAACTCGCGGCAGCGGGTGCTGGAGCGGGCGCACAACTGTGAACGGCAGCGCGGCAGACCGGTCAACTTCATCGCGGTGGACTACGCGACGATCGGCGACGCGCTGGGCGCGGTGAACGAGCTCAACGCCGAACGCGTCGAGGACGGCCCCCGCGTCCCGGTCGAGCGCACCCCCGGCCGGATCCCGGGCGCGGCGGAAGCCCGGCGGCGCGGTGGTGCTCCGCGCCGCCGGGCGGTTTCCCGGTGA
- a CDS encoding CARDB domain-containing protein produces MRRRSLGRRTLTGAAVAGLMTLGLLPLPLAATAQAATPPVTAAADVNLALGRPAKAGGSHGAYPAGNATDGQQATYWEGPAGTFPEWLQVDLGTARDVDRVVLKLPAGWENRTQTLSLRGSTDGATFHSLDASDGRAFGPERAGTVAIDLDTPAEARYVRVDITGNTGWTAAQLAEVEVYGDDVDTGPPPTGTNLARNKPAEATSTTQNYVAANATDDSTATYWEAAGNPADLTVRLGADADVSGVVVKLNPDPVWSARTQSIQVFGRAQGEADFTSLRDRADYAFSPGQDNAVTIPVSGRVSDVRLRFFSNTGAPGGQVAEFQVLGSAAPAPDLTVTGLDWSPAAPSERDEVTVNATVRNAGTAASAATTTEVTVEGQAAGSAAVPALDPGESAEVAVSTGTHAAGSYAVAAVADPKDTVAELDDTNNSRSATDRLVVDRAPGPDLEVRSITTNPANPAVGAEVSFTVAVHNRGTGAVEAGSVTRVQAGSTTLDGTTGQVAAGATVNVPVSGTWKATSGGVTLTATADATARIAETNENNNVLAKSLVVGRGAAVPYTEYEAEDGRYDGTLLSTDAKRTFGHTDFGTESSGRKSVRLDSTGEYVEFTSTTPTNSIVVRNSVPDAPGGGGAEATISLYADGEFVQKLNLSSKHSWLYGSTDDPEGLTNRPGGDARRLFDESHALLDRTFPLGTEFRLQRDSGDSAAFYVIDLIDLEQVAPAKAKPAECTSITEYGAVPGDGLDDTDAIQRAVTDDQNGRIDCVWIPAGQWRQEQKILTDDPLDRGQYNQVGISNVTVRGAGMWHSQLYTLTPPQEAGGINHPHEGNFGFDIDGNTQISDLAIFGSGTIRGGDGNAEGGVGLNGRFGKDTKISNVWIEHANVGVWVGRDYSNIPELWGPADGLEFTGMRIRDTYADGINFSNGTRNSTVYNSSFRTTGDDSLAVWANKYVKDPSVDIGHDNHFRNNTIQLPWRANGIAVYGGYGNTIENNVVSDTMNYPGIMLATDHDPLPFSGQTLIAGNALHRTGGAFWGEAQEFGAITLFAQGQDIPGVTIRDTEILDSTYDGIQFKTGGGAMPDVKIQNVRIDKSNNGSGILAMGGARGSATLTDVTITNSAKEDVRIEPGSQFKINQ; encoded by the coding sequence ATGAGACGGAGATCTCTCGGCCGGCGGACGCTCACGGGCGCCGCCGTCGCCGGGCTGATGACCCTCGGGCTGCTGCCACTGCCCCTCGCCGCCACCGCGCAGGCCGCGACGCCGCCGGTGACGGCCGCCGCCGACGTCAATCTGGCCCTCGGCCGCCCCGCCAAGGCAGGCGGCTCGCACGGCGCCTACCCGGCCGGCAACGCCACCGACGGGCAGCAGGCCACCTACTGGGAAGGGCCGGCCGGCACCTTCCCCGAGTGGCTCCAGGTCGATCTCGGCACCGCCCGCGACGTCGACCGGGTGGTCCTCAAACTGCCCGCCGGCTGGGAGAACCGGACCCAGACGCTCTCCCTGCGGGGCAGCACCGACGGCGCCACGTTCCACAGCCTCGACGCCTCCGACGGACGGGCGTTCGGCCCGGAGCGGGCGGGCACCGTGGCCATCGACCTCGACACGCCCGCCGAGGCCCGCTACGTCCGCGTCGACATCACCGGCAACACCGGCTGGACCGCGGCGCAACTGGCCGAGGTCGAGGTGTACGGGGACGACGTCGACACCGGCCCGCCGCCCACCGGCACCAACCTCGCCCGCAACAAGCCCGCCGAAGCCACCTCCACGACCCAGAACTACGTCGCCGCCAACGCCACCGACGACTCCACCGCCACGTACTGGGAGGCCGCCGGCAACCCGGCCGACCTCACCGTCAGGCTCGGCGCCGACGCCGACGTCAGCGGTGTCGTCGTCAAGCTCAATCCGGACCCGGTGTGGTCCGCCCGCACCCAGAGCATCCAGGTGTTCGGACGGGCCCAGGGCGAGGCCGACTTCACCTCGCTGCGCGACCGCGCCGACTACGCCTTCAGCCCGGGCCAGGACAACGCGGTGACCATCCCGGTCAGCGGCCGGGTCTCCGACGTACGGCTCCGGTTCTTCTCCAACACCGGCGCCCCCGGCGGCCAGGTCGCCGAGTTCCAGGTCCTCGGCAGCGCCGCACCCGCGCCCGACCTCACCGTCACCGGCCTCGACTGGTCGCCCGCCGCGCCCAGCGAGCGCGACGAGGTCACCGTGAACGCCACGGTCCGCAACGCCGGCACCGCGGCCTCGGCCGCGACCACCACCGAGGTCACCGTCGAGGGGCAGGCGGCCGGCAGCGCCGCGGTCCCCGCGCTCGACCCCGGCGAGTCCGCCGAGGTCGCCGTCTCCACCGGCACCCACGCGGCCGGCAGCTACGCGGTCGCCGCCGTGGCCGACCCGAAGGACACCGTCGCCGAACTGGACGACACCAACAACAGCCGCTCCGCCACCGACCGCCTCGTCGTCGACCGGGCGCCCGGCCCCGACCTCGAAGTGCGCTCCATCACCACCAACCCGGCCAACCCGGCGGTGGGCGCCGAGGTCTCCTTCACCGTCGCCGTGCACAACCGCGGCACCGGCGCCGTCGAGGCGGGCTCGGTGACCCGGGTCCAGGCCGGCTCCACCACCCTGGACGGCACCACCGGGCAGGTCGCGGCAGGCGCCACGGTGAACGTGCCGGTCAGCGGCACCTGGAAGGCGACGAGCGGCGGGGTCACCCTCACCGCCACCGCCGACGCCACCGCCCGCATCGCCGAGACCAACGAGAACAACAACGTGCTCGCCAAGTCCCTCGTCGTCGGACGCGGCGCCGCCGTGCCGTACACCGAGTACGAGGCGGAGGACGGCCGGTACGACGGCACCCTGCTCAGCACCGACGCCAAGCGGACCTTCGGGCACACCGACTTCGGCACCGAGTCCTCGGGCCGCAAGTCGGTACGACTCGACTCGACCGGCGAGTACGTCGAGTTCACCTCCACCACGCCCACCAACTCCATCGTGGTGCGCAACTCCGTCCCCGACGCCCCCGGCGGCGGCGGAGCCGAGGCCACCATCAGCCTCTACGCCGACGGCGAGTTCGTGCAGAAGCTCAACCTGTCGTCCAAGCACAGCTGGCTCTACGGCAGCACCGACGACCCGGAAGGCCTCACCAACCGGCCCGGCGGCGACGCCCGGCGCCTCTTCGACGAGTCCCACGCGCTCCTCGACCGGACCTTCCCGCTGGGCACCGAGTTCCGCCTCCAGCGCGACTCCGGCGACTCGGCCGCCTTCTACGTCATCGACCTGATCGACCTGGAGCAGGTCGCGCCCGCCAAGGCCAAGCCCGCCGAGTGCACCTCCATCACCGAGTACGGGGCCGTCCCGGGCGACGGGCTCGACGACACCGACGCCATCCAGCGCGCCGTCACCGACGACCAGAACGGCAGGATCGACTGCGTCTGGATCCCGGCCGGCCAGTGGCGCCAGGAGCAGAAGATCCTCACCGACGACCCGCTCGACCGAGGCCAGTACAACCAGGTCGGCATCAGCAACGTCACCGTCCGCGGCGCCGGCATGTGGCACTCCCAGCTCTACACCCTGACCCCGCCGCAGGAGGCCGGCGGCATCAACCACCCGCACGAGGGCAACTTCGGCTTCGACATCGACGGCAACACGCAGATCTCCGACCTCGCCATCTTTGGCTCCGGCACCATCCGCGGCGGCGACGGCAACGCGGAGGGCGGCGTCGGACTCAACGGCCGCTTCGGCAAGGACACCAAGATCAGCAACGTGTGGATCGAGCACGCCAACGTCGGTGTCTGGGTCGGCCGCGACTACTCGAACATCCCCGAACTGTGGGGCCCCGCCGACGGCCTGGAGTTCACCGGCATGCGCATCCGCGACACCTATGCGGACGGCATCAACTTCTCCAACGGCACCCGCAACTCCACCGTCTACAACTCCTCCTTCCGCACCACCGGCGACGACTCGCTCGCGGTCTGGGCCAACAAGTACGTGAAGGACCCGTCCGTGGACATCGGCCACGACAACCACTTCCGCAACAACACGATCCAGCTGCCGTGGCGGGCCAACGGCATCGCGGTGTACGGCGGTTACGGCAACACCATCGAGAACAACGTCGTCTCCGACACCATGAACTACCCCGGCATCATGCTCGCCACCGACCACGACCCGCTGCCCTTCTCCGGGCAGACCCTCATCGCGGGCAACGCCCTGCACCGCACCGGCGGCGCGTTCTGGGGCGAGGCGCAGGAGTTCGGCGCCATCACCCTCTTCGCACAGGGCCAGGACATCCCGGGCGTGACCATCCGGGACACCGAGATCCTCGACTCGACCTACGACGGCATCCAGTTCAAGACGGGCGGCGGCGCGATGCCGGACGTGAAGATCCAGAACGTCCGCATCGACAAGTCGAACAACGGCTCCGGCATCCTCGCGATGGGCGGCGCCCGCGGCAGCGCGACCCTGACCGACGTCACGATCACCAACTCGGCCAAGGAGGACGTACGGATCGAACCCGGCTCCCAGTTCAAGATCAACCAGTAG